Proteins from a genomic interval of Shewanella seohaensis:
- a CDS encoding threonine/serine exporter family protein — MDNEQFLEKRKFIIKLGKALHKFGTPAYRLETHLQTVSRTLGIEGYFLISPTSMTFVLQHDTDQEYNHVARVKPGELDLGSLARTDELVDELTSGKRTLTEALDRLEEIANKPNPYGPALTCFSFGTSAAAFAMLMGTGWNDVFWSGLLGLLVYGFVYRAERSTRMAEVLEPFATIVCAIAACAIARIDPNINIPVVILSSIIIFIPGLALTLGLAELAARDLISGTARIMDASMLLFKLYFGAVLGMAIGKAFFGEAIHIEPEGLPRWAIWSAVPILSMALVFIFKARMQDSPWGVLAGIVAFFSAMLGGHFFGDSVGIFFGALAVGVYSNLYARWMKAPASIALLQGIVILVPGSKTYIGLNALISGETMLNQSHIGSQIFLIFMSLIAGLIFANVVVPPRRTL; from the coding sequence TTGGATAACGAACAGTTTCTCGAAAAGCGTAAATTTATCATTAAGCTAGGCAAGGCTTTACATAAGTTTGGCACACCCGCTTACCGTCTTGAAACCCATTTGCAAACTGTCTCACGGACGCTCGGAATCGAAGGTTATTTTTTAATCTCGCCGACCTCGATGACCTTCGTATTACAACACGATACCGATCAAGAATATAACCATGTTGCGCGGGTTAAACCCGGCGAATTGGATTTAGGCTCCCTCGCCCGCACCGATGAACTGGTAGATGAGCTCACCTCGGGTAAACGCACACTCACCGAAGCCTTAGACAGGCTAGAGGAAATTGCCAACAAACCCAACCCCTACGGCCCAGCATTAACCTGTTTCTCCTTTGGCACCTCGGCGGCCGCCTTTGCCATGTTGATGGGCACGGGTTGGAACGATGTCTTTTGGTCAGGCTTGTTAGGCTTGCTAGTTTATGGCTTTGTGTACCGCGCAGAGCGCTCGACGCGCATGGCAGAGGTGTTAGAGCCCTTCGCGACGATTGTTTGCGCCATTGCCGCCTGCGCCATTGCCCGCATCGATCCCAATATTAATATTCCCGTGGTGATCCTCTCCTCCATCATCATCTTTATTCCTGGCTTAGCCTTAACCTTAGGATTGGCAGAACTGGCGGCACGCGACCTGATCTCGGGCACAGCGCGGATTATGGACGCTAGTATGTTGTTGTTTAAGCTGTACTTTGGCGCAGTGCTGGGGATGGCGATTGGTAAAGCCTTCTTCGGTGAAGCCATTCATATCGAACCTGAGGGCTTACCACGCTGGGCGATTTGGTCGGCGGTGCCCATCTTGTCGATGGCGTTGGTGTTTATCTTTAAGGCACGGATGCAAGATTCACCTTGGGGCGTACTGGCGGGGATAGTGGCATTCTTCTCCGCCATGTTAGGCGGGCACTTTTTTGGGGATTCAGTGGGGATCTTCTTCGGAGCCTTGGCGGTAGGGGTTTATTCCAATCTCTATGCCCGTTGGATGAAGGCGCCCGCCTCGATTGCACTGCTGCAAGGTATTGTGATCTTAGTGCCCGGCAGTAAAACCTACATAGGGCTGAACGCGCTGATCTCCGGCGAAACCATGCTCAACCAATCCCATATTGGGTCGCAGATCTTTTTGATCTTTATGTCGCTTATCGCTGGACTGATTTTTGCCAACGTCGTGGTACCACCAAGACGTACGCTGTAA
- a CDS encoding MAPEG family protein, whose translation MPLMVTGFYASLTGLLIIALAYRVVKLRRSQKIGIGDGGNNALALAGRVHANLIENAPIVLILMLVAEAGGLAHFYLHCFGTVWIVARLLHAIGLTQGKGGYHFGRFWGVLLTWLVTISLALVNLVHFAQSL comes from the coding sequence ATGCCGTTGATGGTAACAGGGTTTTACGCCAGCTTGACTGGGTTGTTGATAATCGCGCTGGCTTATCGAGTGGTGAAATTAAGACGAAGCCAAAAAATCGGTATCGGCGATGGTGGTAACAATGCCTTGGCGCTGGCGGGCAGGGTGCATGCGAATTTGATTGAGAATGCGCCCATCGTATTGATTTTAATGCTGGTGGCCGAGGCGGGTGGCTTAGCGCATTTCTATTTGCATTGTTTTGGTACCGTGTGGATTGTGGCGCGCTTGCTCCATGCGATAGGGTTAACACAGGGGAAAGGCGGTTATCATTTCGGCCGTTTTTGGGGCGTGTTGCTCACTTGGTTGGTGACTATCAGCCTAGCCTTAGTCAACTTAGTGCATTTTGCCCAAAGTCTGTAA